The genomic region GTCAATTAAAATGCTGAGTTTACCCGTTTGTTATTTTTAGGTATAGAAATGTCGATTTCTATCCATTAACGGTCTTAAAGTGCAAATACGAGCTACTTAAACTATTTTTTAAAGAAGTATATATTATTTAATAAATGTTTTAATAAGCTGTTTTTCTTGTTATTATATTATAAATTTGTAACTTAATTTAAGTATGCTTGCATACAATTAAACTCTCGAACATATTATATTATCCGACTACTGATTCTGTCTAGTCAATACCAACTTCTACCTAATAACATTAAAAGCATGATAAAATATATCTTCTGCTTTCTGCTTGTATTTAATTTGTTTGCTACCCCTAATGCTTCAGCTGTTAATGAGATCCCTTTAACATATGAAGAAATTACCCCAGACACCATTAAATTACTTCAAGAACAAGGAAAGCTTGTTGAAGCGAAAGAATTAGTTAATCGATGGTTAAAAGTAACTGAAAGCGAATATGGTGATGAATCCATTGAGATTGTCATTCCACTATTAATTGCTTCCGAGTTGTCGATTATCCATTATGAGTATAAAGATGCGATCAAGCATTTAGAAAAATCCATTGCTGTAATGGATAAGTCTTCAGGATGGTTGTATCCTGATTATGCGATGGCTTTGAATTATTTGGCTTATTGTAAAGTAAGTATTGGAGATTCATTTGCAGCTTTTCCTCTTATAAATGAGGCTGAAATGATCTACTATAAGACTTTAACTCGCGAATACCCAGGTTATAATCTTTGTAATATCAATAGAGCTATCCTAAATAGAGAGTTAGGTGAGTTTCAGAAAAGTGAAGATTATTTTAAGAAATCAATAGAATTTATTGAAAGTAGAAAAGACATTATTTCTCATTCAAAAGTAGATAATGTCATTACAATGGAGTGGTTAAATATTCAATTTGCCAAGTTATATACTGATTGGTATAAACCTGAAAAAGCATTGCCATTATTACAATCTGCTCAAAATTCATTAATAGCGAAAGACAGAAAAACAAGTCCTATATACTCGACATTACTACAAGCTTTAGCAGAACATTGCTATTTGAGTAACAACTATAAAATGTCATTTTCATTCTATGAGCAGTTAATTGACCATAGAACTCAACATTTTGGAGAAACTCATTTAGCTACTATGCGAGCCTATTTAGGTTTGGGTAAGCTATTGGCTGATACTGGTTATCTAGATAAAGCCTTAAAATATTATGGTTTAGTTGATAAAACAGTTAGTAAACTGAAAGGGTATAACAACCTAAAAGCAGATTTATATTTAAGTATTGCTGATGTTTATTTACAAAAAGGTAAACCTTTAGAAATAGAGGATTACTTAGAAAAGGTTGAAATAGAGAAAACAACGGTTAGAGACCTTTATTTCTTCCACTTAAAAGTATTAGGAGACTATTATTTCTTAAAAGGTGATTACATCAATTCGGAATTAAAATTAATGGAATTGATATCATTGGTTCGTCAAGAAAAGGTATTTTATACGAAGTATTATAGCGAGGCGATCACGACACTTACAGACCTTTTTGTAACCTTAGGGAGAATCCAAAATGCCATAGGACTTTGTGATTCTGAAATAAGATTCCTTAAGAAAAGAGGTATGGAAGTAAGTATAGTGTATTTGGATTTAAAACTTACCTTATTAAATGCTCAATTAATTGAGAATATGATTAATGAGGAGCAAACAATGGAAAACATTGTAAGTATTGAAGATAGCCTTACTCGTTTTATTAATCCCAATCATCCTTTATTTATAAAATCAAATACTATAAAAGGAGCAATCTCGAAGAGAAAGAAGGAATACAATGCTGCTGCATCTTATTTTCATTTAGCTATTGATGTAGCTAACCGTCATGGTATTGATGAAATGCAGTACCAACGTATAAAAATTATTGATCAGGCAGGAGCGATGTTTATTGAGAAAAATGAACTGAGTAGTGCATTGGATGAATTTAGAGTTTTAAAGGGTAAGTTTTCTGAAGAATCTGTGTATTGGCCAGGATTTCTGGGTAGAGTTGCTTATGTGAAGGCATTATTGGGAGAATGGGAAGAAGCAAGAATGTTGGCAATTAAAGGAGTTGATATGCGCTTTGACCAATATGATACCCAATTAAACTTTAAGAGTGAAGATGAAAAAATAAACTATATACATCATACCTCTGGAATTTTTAATTACTTCTTTAGTTTAATGACTAGAAGTGAGGGTTTTAAATCCCCGATGATGGTAGAAAAATGTTACGACCTTCAACTTAATTACCGTAAGTATTTCTTAAAAGAAGCCGAGTTAAGAAAACGTAAGATTGAACAATTAGGTAAGTATAGAAGTAAGATGAACTTCCCTTATTATTATGAAGAATTGGATAAGCAGAAATCTAAGCTTGCAACAGCCAATTTCTTCTCAATAAAAGAAAGGAATGATCTTCATATTGATACTTATATGCTAACAGATCGTATCAATAACCTTGAAAAGTCTATAGGATTTGCAGCAAAAGCAAATAAAGACTCTTTGGATGTTGAAGGATATCTGAGTTGGAAAGATGTTCAGGCAAAATTAGAAGAAAATGAGGTAGCTGTTGAGATCATTAAACTGAAAAGTATCAACCCAACAGAAGAGTTTTATGTTGCAATTGCCGTATCATCTGACTGTAAGACTCCTAAATTTATTCCAATTGGCAATGCGAAAATCATGGAGAATGATCTTTTCAGAGCTTATAACAAAGAAACGGCTCCTCGAACAAGGTCTCTAGTGTACAAGAAAAAGTCGGAAAAGACGGTGAATGCTTATGACTTTTATTGGAAGCCAATTCAGAAAGGTTTAAATGAGTTATCACCAACAATTGATAAAATCTACTTAAGTAAAGATGGTATTTATAATGCTATCAATCTTAATGTACTTCATAATAAAGAAACAGATAAATTCTTAATTGAAGAAAAGGATATTCAATTGGTTATCAGTACTTCTGAAATTAATAAATCAGAATACCTGAATAACCTTAAGAACAATGAAATATGCTTATTTGGCAACCCAATTTTTGAAGGAGAGGTAAGCGAGCAAGCAACTCGCCAAGTAGATGAATCCAGTGCTGACCAAGAGAAGTATAGTTTCTTCTTACCTAATTTACCTGGAACAAAGACAGAGTTGGAAAACACTGAAAAACTTTTCAAAAGCAAGGATTGGAAAGTGAGTACGTATTATCAAGCAAGAGCAACGGAAGGGAATATCAAGAAATTAAGTTCATCTCCAGCAATTATGCATATTGCAACACATGGTATCTACATGGATGAGATGATTAATCCAATTCTTGAAAACCAACTACTCAAGTCCGGGTTATTCTTTACAGAAGTCAATTCTAATCAAGAAAAATCATTAGAAGATATTTATGCATCCGGTAATGATGGAATATTAACCGCTTATGAAGTGAAAGGGTTAAACCTTAAAAATACGTCATTATTGATATTATCAGCGTGTCAGTCTGGTGTATCTGATATTTCTGATGGGGATGGTATTTCTGGATTACAGTATGCTTTTAGTATCGCGGGTGTAAAATCGATTATTATGAGTTTATGGAGTGTTGATGATATTGCAACACAGAAACTGATGAACGAGTTTTATAATCAGTGGTTTTTAACGAATGATATTGATAAAGCTTTCAGAAATGCTCAATTACAATTAATGAAAGAATATAAGGATCCTTATTATTGGGGTGCTTTTGTGTTGGTTCATTAGAAAATTTCTTAAAAATCAGTCTTTTAACGAATTTTAATACACATAATCAGATTCTCTATTGTCTTTAATTATGTAAGTGAATATTCATTCAATAATTAAGCCTGATTATGCATATTATCACAAAAGACAAAGAGGAAATTTGGAACTCTATTACCCATGGACTTGGAGTGGTATTGAGTGTAGTTGCTTTGATACTATTGCTATTTAAAGCAGAATCAACAACTGAATATGTTGTTTACAGTGTATTTGGTGCAAGTATGGTCTCTTTATACTTTTCTTCAACGATGTATCATCTGGTAGCTGTTGAAAAAGTGAAATCATATTTGCAGCGTTTAGACCATAGCGGGATTTTTTTACTAATTGCGGGTACTTATACACCTTTTGCTTTTTTATCCTTAGAAAATGATGGGGGAGTAATATTAGGTATCATTGTATGGAGTGTCGCTTTAGTAGGGATGGTTTATAAACTATTCTTTAAAATGAAGTATGCTTGGTTATCGAATATCACCTACCTGGCGATGGGCTGGTTAGCTGTTTTTAAAATGGGGCAGTTACATTCTGAGTTGCAAGAAGGCTTTTGGTACTTAATTGCAGGCGGGGCCGCTTATTCCATTGGAGTTATCTTTTATATTTGGGAGAAACTACCCTATAACCATGTAATTTGGCATTTATTTGTGCTTTTAGGAAGCTTATTTATGTTTCTAAGCATTTACTTATATACTTAAACATAAAACCCCTTCTAAGTTAAATTAGAAGGGGTTTTATGTTTTATAAATCTGAATCAATCAATGTTTTCTTTTTATCTACCATTTGTTGGTCTAAATCATCTCCATCTTCCATTCTAGGAGCAATATGTAATATAGCATGCCAACGATGCCCTATTTCATCATGATAGATACCTAAAGAGTATACAGCGATCTGATTTTTTGAATCAATTTTCTTTTCCAACTTTTTGTAGAATAGCCAAACATAATCCTCTGATTTTACTTCTGTCCAGCCATCAGATTCTTTAAAGGCACTTTCAATATGTACTAAACTGTGTTTTATCGCCTCTATATCTTCATTTTTAAAGATGATTTGTACTTTTTTTAACTTGTTATGTTCAAAGACAGGTAATAAAAAAGCATCTTCATCTAAGAAATTGATTCGATAATCACCATTTACATTTTTCTTAGTTTTAAGCGTTTCTAGTAAGTACTCTGAGACTTGATCTCCAGTCATCTCAGTGTAAATACCTTTGTATAATTTAATCTGTTTTGACTTATCTATTTCTTGTCCAAATCCGAAAAAAGATAATAGTAAAAAAGAAAGGAAAAGGTAGCTAGATCTCATTGTTATTGGTCTTACATGGGTGAAATAATATACCCAATAAACTAAAAACAGTATTGATCTTTAAGTAATGCAATCAATTATCTTTTTAAACTATAATGCTTTATTGATATTCTTTTATTTAGCTGATTTTAAAGCCCATAACTAGCACATCATCAATCTGTTTCTTGTCTTTTTTCCAATGTTCAAAAGTGTCGTCGAGATGAGTGTTTTGTTCATTTAAAGAAAGGTGTGCTATTTCACAGAACTCAGCAATTAAGTGCTTTCTCATAAACTTCTTATTGTCCGGTCCGCCAAATTGATCCTGATAGCCATCTGAATAAATATAGAACATATCTCCAGGTTCAATAGTGATTTCATGTTTATTAAAACCAATCATTTTCTTACTACTTCGGTTTCCACCCACATGCCTGTTGACACCTTTATAGATCATCGGCTGACGATCTCTAACTAATACCAATGGATTTTTAGCTCCTGCATATTGTAATGACTGTTGATCAGGAGAGATCACACAAAGTGCGATATCCATACCTTCTCTTGAATCATTATTTAACCCTTGATGTAGAGTTTCAGCGATGTATTGATCTAATTTAGTAAGTATTTTATCTGGAGAAATAGCTCCTTCTACATTGATTACTTGGTTTAATAATGCATTACCCAACATTGACATAAATGCACCTGGTATACCATGTCCTGTACAATCGATAGCAGCAATGATCGTATGTTCTTTTTCTTTTCCAACCCAGTAAAAATCTCCAGAAACAATATCTCTTGGTTTGTATAATACAAAGTGCTGAGGTATGATATCATCTAATTGTTGGTTGGCAGGTAGCATAGCATTTTGTATTCTCCAGCCAGCAAGAATACTTTCATTGGTTTTTTTATTCTGAATTTGTAATGTGGATAGTGCGTTTTGTAGCTGATCTGCTGTAGTTTTTATTTCTACATTCTGCTCTGATATTTTTTCGTTTTGTTGTGATAAAGCTCGATTAACCTTTTTCTTATCATTTACGATTTTATATTGATAGCCACCAATAGTACCGATAAAAATAACTAGAAGAACTAAGGAGATACCAATCCAATTTTGTTTAGAGATTAAAGCTTCTTGTAATTGATTTTTCTGCTCCAGCATGACTATTTTCTCTGTTGCTATTTTTTCTGTTTCAATGAGCAAGTGTCTAAGATATGATTTGTCATCTTCTAGGTTTTTCAACTTCTCTTTCTGTCGGTCCAAATAATCTTTTAATAACCTGGCAGCTTCTTCTTCATCCAATTGGTTGATAGAGTCTAGAAATGAATAATGCTGTTTGAGTTCAGATAGAGCATTTCTAAGATGTTCCAATTCTTCTTGATCAGGGTTTCCAAATAACTCTAACTCTTCTTTTACCGCTTGATTATATTGACTCAAAGATATTTCCCCTCTGTAATATTTTAGTGAGTTCTGATATGAAATAGCTTCCGCATAATATCGGTTGAAATTCAAAGGATCATCTAAACTTCTATATTCTCCTGACAGGTACTCTTTTTCTTTATAAGGTTTTAATTGCTTTACCGCTTTCACAAAATAATTATAGGCATAGGTCATCTTATTTTCCTTCAGGTAGATACGGCCTAAATCAATGTTGCTAATACCTTCAAAAAATTGCTTCTTTCTTTTTTGAGAAGATTTGATGGCAGCAGAGAAATATTTTTTCGCTTTTTTACGCTCGCTGTTGGTATTTGAAGGAATATAAGTTTTACCAATACCAATTGTTGCAATTATATACAGATCTGTAAGTTGGTGCTCACTGGATAGTTTTTCAGCCTCCATGAAAAAGTGTTGAGCACTTTTAGGTTCGTCTAGATCTAAGTACATAAAGCCAATATTAATTAGCGAAATACCTTCATACTCCCACATTTTTAGAGTATGTGAGAGCTCTTGCGCCTTTGTGAAGATATCTTTGGCTTCTACAAAATTATGACTTGCTCTATAGGTGGCCCCAAGATCAAGGTAAAGTTCTATCTTTCTCGCTTCTTCTAAATTCTTTTCAGCAATAATGATTGCCTTCTTATGGTAATCAATAGCTTGATCAAAAGTAGAAAACTCACGAAACAAAATGGCTTTGGTATTGTATGCTTGAAGAAGTGCGTTCTCATCATTAATCTTACGAGCAAGCTTGATAGCCTTATTAGCAAGCATCAATGGTTTACTCTGATGATGAGGATTCTTCTTTTGTTCCATTAATGCTGTTGAAGTAAGAAAAGTAACCTTTTCTGTATCATCATTCATTAAATTCAATTGTTCATCACTTTGTTGTTGATGTGCATAAACAGAATTGATGATGAAAAATAACAGTATTAGTATAGATGTATTAGTCCTAAAATGTAATGTATTACCCAAGTTAGTTGATCTTTAAATGTATTTAGTCTGTTTAGAATCGATGGTTTCGTCGTAGTTAATTCATCAAAAAGTTTCTTACAAACTATGGTTTAATCTATTTT from Flammeovirga agarivorans harbors:
- the trhA gene encoding PAQR family membrane homeostasis protein TrhA; this translates as MHIITKDKEEIWNSITHGLGVVLSVVALILLLFKAESTTEYVVYSVFGASMVSLYFSSTMYHLVAVEKVKSYLQRLDHSGIFLLIAGTYTPFAFLSLENDGGVILGIIVWSVALVGMVYKLFFKMKYAWLSNITYLAMGWLAVFKMGQLHSELQEGFWYLIAGGAAYSIGVIFYIWEKLPYNHVIWHLFVLLGSLFMFLSIYLYT
- a CDS encoding SpoIIE family protein phosphatase, with the protein product MGNTLHFRTNTSILILLFFIINSVYAHQQQSDEQLNLMNDDTEKVTFLTSTALMEQKKNPHHQSKPLMLANKAIKLARKINDENALLQAYNTKAILFREFSTFDQAIDYHKKAIIIAEKNLEEARKIELYLDLGATYRASHNFVEAKDIFTKAQELSHTLKMWEYEGISLINIGFMYLDLDEPKSAQHFFMEAEKLSSEHQLTDLYIIATIGIGKTYIPSNTNSERKKAKKYFSAAIKSSQKRKKQFFEGISNIDLGRIYLKENKMTYAYNYFVKAVKQLKPYKEKEYLSGEYRSLDDPLNFNRYYAEAISYQNSLKYYRGEISLSQYNQAVKEELELFGNPDQEELEHLRNALSELKQHYSFLDSINQLDEEEAARLLKDYLDRQKEKLKNLEDDKSYLRHLLIETEKIATEKIVMLEQKNQLQEALISKQNWIGISLVLLVIFIGTIGGYQYKIVNDKKKVNRALSQQNEKISEQNVEIKTTADQLQNALSTLQIQNKKTNESILAGWRIQNAMLPANQQLDDIIPQHFVLYKPRDIVSGDFYWVGKEKEHTIIAAIDCTGHGIPGAFMSMLGNALLNQVINVEGAISPDKILTKLDQYIAETLHQGLNNDSREGMDIALCVISPDQQSLQYAGAKNPLVLVRDRQPMIYKGVNRHVGGNRSSKKMIGFNKHEITIEPGDMFYIYSDGYQDQFGGPDNKKFMRKHLIAEFCEIAHLSLNEQNTHLDDTFEHWKKDKKQIDDVLVMGFKIS
- a CDS encoding CHAT domain-containing protein → MIKYIFCFLLVFNLFATPNASAVNEIPLTYEEITPDTIKLLQEQGKLVEAKELVNRWLKVTESEYGDESIEIVIPLLIASELSIIHYEYKDAIKHLEKSIAVMDKSSGWLYPDYAMALNYLAYCKVSIGDSFAAFPLINEAEMIYYKTLTREYPGYNLCNINRAILNRELGEFQKSEDYFKKSIEFIESRKDIISHSKVDNVITMEWLNIQFAKLYTDWYKPEKALPLLQSAQNSLIAKDRKTSPIYSTLLQALAEHCYLSNNYKMSFSFYEQLIDHRTQHFGETHLATMRAYLGLGKLLADTGYLDKALKYYGLVDKTVSKLKGYNNLKADLYLSIADVYLQKGKPLEIEDYLEKVEIEKTTVRDLYFFHLKVLGDYYFLKGDYINSELKLMELISLVRQEKVFYTKYYSEAITTLTDLFVTLGRIQNAIGLCDSEIRFLKKRGMEVSIVYLDLKLTLLNAQLIENMINEEQTMENIVSIEDSLTRFINPNHPLFIKSNTIKGAISKRKKEYNAAASYFHLAIDVANRHGIDEMQYQRIKIIDQAGAMFIEKNELSSALDEFRVLKGKFSEESVYWPGFLGRVAYVKALLGEWEEARMLAIKGVDMRFDQYDTQLNFKSEDEKINYIHHTSGIFNYFFSLMTRSEGFKSPMMVEKCYDLQLNYRKYFLKEAELRKRKIEQLGKYRSKMNFPYYYEELDKQKSKLATANFFSIKERNDLHIDTYMLTDRINNLEKSIGFAAKANKDSLDVEGYLSWKDVQAKLEENEVAVEIIKLKSINPTEEFYVAIAVSSDCKTPKFIPIGNAKIMENDLFRAYNKETAPRTRSLVYKKKSEKTVNAYDFYWKPIQKGLNELSPTIDKIYLSKDGIYNAINLNVLHNKETDKFLIEEKDIQLVISTSEINKSEYLNNLKNNEICLFGNPIFEGEVSEQATRQVDESSADQEKYSFFLPNLPGTKTELENTEKLFKSKDWKVSTYYQARATEGNIKKLSSSPAIMHIATHGIYMDEMINPILENQLLKSGLFFTEVNSNQEKSLEDIYASGNDGILTAYEVKGLNLKNTSLLILSACQSGVSDISDGDGISGLQYAFSIAGVKSIIMSLWSVDDIATQKLMNEFYNQWFLTNDIDKAFRNAQLQLMKEYKDPYYWGAFVLVH